Proteins co-encoded in one Sebastes fasciatus isolate fSebFas1 chromosome 11, fSebFas1.pri, whole genome shotgun sequence genomic window:
- the LOC141776809 gene encoding 3-keto-steroid reductase/17-beta-hydroxysteroid dehydrogenase 7-like: protein MMERVVLVTGANSGIGLALCERLLTEDSRLRLCLACRNMQRAEAARSALLTSHTDAHVDLLHLDVGSVRSVLTAAQEVKARYNRIDFMYLNAGIMPNPQIDVGAFFRGLFSRNVVNMFATAEGILTQQDRLNSDGLQEVFATNLFGHFLLIRELEPLLCSLDQTSRIVWTSSSNARRSAFSIEDMQHRNGTESYSSSKYASDTLSLALNRHKNSQGLFSSVICPGLVMTNLTYGILPSFFWTLIMPIMWLIRIFTNTFTLTPYNGAEALYWLFIQTPESLDPRAKYHSLTSGLGTNYTQPRQMDIDEEMSEVLYSKLVELEKEVRRKQSEGGADEEAHGRCLGEIE, encoded by the exons ATGATGGAGAGAGTTGTTCTGGTAACCGGCGCCAACAG CGGCATCGGCCTGGCCCTGTGTGAAAGGCTGCTGACTGAGGACAGCCGGCTCCGGCTGTGTCTGGCCTGCAGGAACATGCAGCGAGCCGAGGCCGCCCGCTCCGCCCTCCTGACCTCTCACACCGACGCACACGTCGACCTGCTGCACCTCGATGTGGGCTCTGTGCGGTCAGTGCTCACCGCCGCTCAGGAGGTCAAGGCCAG GTACAACAGAATTGACTTTATGTATCTAAATGCAGGGATTATGCCGAATCCACAAATTGATGTCGGAGCTTTTTTCAGGGGTCTGTTCTCCAG GAATGTCGTCAACATGTTTGCGACAGCGGAGGGTATCTTGACTCAACAGGACCGCCTCAACTCGGACGGTCTGCAGGAAGTTTTCGCCACCAACCTCTTCGGCCATTTTCTCCTG ATCCGGGAACTGGAGCCTCTGCTGTGTTCGTTGGATCAAACGTCTAGGATAGTGTGGACCTCCTCGAGTAACGCCCGTCGCTCTGCCTTCAGCATCGAGGACATGCAGCACAGAAATGGGACGGAGTCCTACAGCTCCTCCAAGTATGCGTCGGACACGCTCAGCCTGGCACTCAACAGACACAAGAACAGCCAG GGGCTGTTCTCCTCTGTAATCTGTCCAGGACTGGTGATGACTAATCTGACCTACGGTATCCTCCCCTCCTTCTTCTGGACCCTCATCATGCCCATCATGTGGCTG ATCAGGATCTTCACCAACACATTCACGCTCACCCCATACAACGGAGCAGAGGCGCTG TACTGGTTATTTATTCAAACCCCTGAGTCTCTGGATCCAAGAGCAAAGTATCACAGTTTAACATCAGGACTCGGAACAAACTACACTCAACCTCGACAG ATGGACATCGACGAAGAAATGTCTGAGGTCCTCTATTCAAAACTTGTGGAACTTGAGAAAGAAGTCAGAAGGAAACAGAGTGAGGGAGGTGCAGACGAGGAGGCTCATGGACGGTGCCTCGGTGAGATAGAGTAG
- the ddr2b gene encoding discoidin domain-containing receptor 2 — translation MKVMKVQQISHHVFFILLAAAVQSQVNPEMCRYPLGMTGGQIQDEDISASSKWSESTAARFGRLDLDNGDGDGAWCPDIMSEPDGLKEYLQVDLRSLHFITLVGTQGRHADGMGNEFAQRYRIKYSRDGSNWVGWHDRKGRQVIEGNRNAYDVVLKDLEPPIIARFVRFMPVTDHSMIVCMRVELYGCEWLDGLMSYSIPDGHQMIYRGLDVYFNDSVYDGASAERLTKGLGQLTDGTWGLDDFLHSHIYGMWPGYDYVGWNNKTLPKGYVEMIFEFDHVRNFTSMKVHCNNMFNRGVRMFRQATCYFRSGSDWEADPVTFRPTVDRVSQSARFVTVSLGDRTASAIKCRFHFSDTWMLFSEVAFQSGSAVYNTSLTPRKHGHPTNTLPGEDPTHKVDDSNTRILIGCLVAIIAILLAIIVIILWRQVWQKMLEKASRRLLDDELTARLAVQTQAFSSHHSSLSSESGSTSNSTYERIFPLCADYQEPSRLIRKLPEFAQSTEHLGPSTSSRALATSGLDGAPHYAEADIISLQESSDSYSITAVNMNLFAGTDSSMREFPRHKLTFKEKLGEGQFGEVHLCEAEGMQDFLDEDLSIEGNNESPLLVAVKTLREDANKNARNDFLKEIRIMSRLRDPNIVRLLAVCVDTDPLCMITEYMENGDLNQFLCDLRLKEAADEDKTEQEGKEGESMVSYSKLIGMAVQIASGMKYLSSLNFVHRDLATRNCLVGKNYTIKIADFGMSRNLYRGDYYRIQGRAVLPIRWMSWESILLGKFTMASDVWAFGVTLWEILTLCKKQPYSLLSDEQVIENTGEFFRDQGKQVYLPKPLCCPDGVYNDLMLSCWRRNAKQRPSFQEIHTQLMESLA, via the exons ATGAAGGTCATGAAGGTTCAACAGATCTCACACCATGTCTTCTTTATCCTGCTGGCTGCCGCTGTACAATCTCAAGTCAACCCAG AGATGTGTCGGTATCCTCTTGGTATGACCGGTGGACAGATTCAGGACGAGGACATCTCTGCCTCCAGCAAGTGGTCCGAGTCGACGGCTGCAAGATTCGGAAG acttgacttggacaACGGAGACGGTGACGGGGCCTGGTGTCCTGACATCATGTCAGAGCCGGACGGCCTCAAAGAGTACCTCCAGGTGGACCTGCGTTCGCTGCACTTCATCACACTGGTGGGCACCCAAGGTCGCCACGCCGACGGCATGGGTAATGAGTTCGCCCAGAGATACAGGATCAAGTACAGCCGCGACGGCAGCAACTGGGTGGGATGGCACGATAGGAAGGGAAGGCAG GTCATTGAGGGGAACAGGAATGCGTACGATGTGGTGCTGAAGGATCTGGAGCCTCCCATCATAGCTCGTTTTGTCCGCTTCATGCCCGTGACGGACCACTCCATGATCGTGTGCATGAGAGTGGAGCTCTACGGCTGCGAGTGGCTGG ATGGCCTGATGTCTTATAGCATTCCAGATGGGCACCAAATGATCTACAGAGGCCTGGATGTCTACTTTAATGACTCTGTGTATGATGGAGCATCAGCTGAAAG ACTGACGAAGGGCCTCGGCCAGCTGACAGATGGCACTTGGGGTCTGGACGATTTCCTCCACAGCCACATATACGGCATGTGGCCCGGGTACGACTATGTGGGCTGGAACAACAAGACCCTCCCTAAAGGTTACGTGGAGATGATCTTTGAGTTCGACCACGTCCGAAACTTCACCTCCATGAAG gtTCACTGTAACAACATGTTTAACCGAGGGGTGAGGATGTTCAGACAGGCCACCTGTTACTTCCGGTCGGGATCAGACTGGGAGGCCGACCCGGTGACTTTCAGGCCCACCGTCGACCGCGTGAGCCAAAGCGCCCGTTTCGTCACCGTGTCCCTCGGCGACCGCACAGCCAGCGCCATCAAATGCCGTTTCCACTTCAGTGACACCTGGATGCTGTTCAGCGAGGTGGCCTTCCAGTCAG GCTCAGCAGTGTACAACACATCTCTGACTCCTCGCAAACACGGACACCCTACAAACACGCTGCCAG GAGAGGATCCCACTCACAAAGTGGACGACAGCAACACCAGGATCCTGATTGGCTGCTTGGTGGCTATCATCGCCATCCTATTGGCCATCATTGTCATCATCCTGTGGAGGCAGGTGTGGCAAAAGATGCTGGAGAAG GCATCCCGTCGCCTGCTGGATGATGAACTCACAGCCCGTCTGGCGGTCCAGACCCAGGCCTTCTCCTCCCACCACTCCTCTCTGTCCAGCGAGAGCGGCTCAACCTCCAACTCCACCTACGAGAGAATCTTCCCCCTCTGTGCTGACTACCAGGAGCCTTCCCGCCTCATCCGGAAACTACCCGAGTTCGCTCAGTCCACCGAACACCTCG GACCGAGCACCTCCTCTAGAGCCCTGGCAACCAGCGGTTTAGACGGGGCCCCCCACTACGCGGAGGCAGACATCATCAGCCTCCAGGAGTCTTCAGACAGCTACTCCATCACTGCTGTCAACATGAATCTGTTCGCTGGCACCGACTCATCCATGAGAGAGTTCCCCAGACACAAGCTCACCTTCAAGGAGAAGCTGGGAGAGGGCCAGTTTGGAGAA GTGCACTTGTGCGAGGCAGAGGGCATGCAGGACTTTTTGGATGAGGATTTGTCTATAGAGGGGAACAATGAGTCACCTCTGCTGGTTGCTGTGAAAACACTGCGGGAAGACGCCAACAAGAATGCAAg AAACGACTTCCTGAAGGAGATCCGGATCATGTCTCGCCTGAGGGACCCCAACATCGTCCGTCTGCTGGCGGTGTGTGTGGACACGGACCCGTTGTGCATGATCACGGAGTACATGGAGAATGGAGACCTGAACCAGTTCCTCTGTGATCTCAGACTGAAAGAGGCCGCTGATGAGGACAagacagagcaggagggaaaaGAGGGGGAGAGTATGGTCAG CTACAGTAAACTCATTGGCATGGCTGTGCAGATTGCATCTGGTATGAAGTACTTGTCCTCTCTCAACTTTGTCCACCGGGATCTGGCCACCCGCAACTGCCTGGTGGGTAAGAACTACACCATAAAGATCGCTGATTTCGGCATGAGTCGGAACCTGTACAGAGGGGACTACTACAGGATCCAGGGCCGGGCCGTGCTGCCCATTCGCTGGATGTCCTGGGAGAGCATCCTGCTG GGTAAGTTCACCATGGCCAGTGACGTGTGGGCCTTCGGTGTGACTCTGTGGGAGATTCTGACTCTGTGTAAGAAGCAGCCGTACTCGCTGCTCTCCGACGAGCAGGTCATCGAAAACACAGGCGAGTTCTTCAGGGACCAGGGCAAGCAG GTGTACCTGCCAAAGCCTCTGTGTTGCCCTGATGGCGTCTACAACGACCTCATGctgagctgctggaggaggaacGCCAAGCAGAGGCCGAGCTTTCAGGAGATACACACTCAGCTGATGGAGAGCCTGGCGTAG